aattcacttaattatttaaatattataatcaAAAGAAATCATATATTTTCACAGCACAACCAGAGCTATATGATAGTCCCAGCAACAACTCCTCAATTAAAACCCCACCTTACGCCTATGCCAGGAAGGAGTCACTCTACTCGGTGGTTTCGCCCAAGTCTCGAAAGGGAAGCCTGGACTCGCATCTGTACGACGAGATTCGCTACCACCAACAGcaccaccatcagcagcaccacccacGGAGCCATCAGCATGTTCAGCACTCCACAACCGCCTCTCAGTTTTTGCCGGCGAGGCCACAGATCATGCCCGCGAACGACCAGTTCTCCAATGGAAGTGTTCATCCGCATCAGCGGTCGCATCATGTCACCCACTTGATAATTCCGCCACAGAACTCAAACTTCTTGCAGGTTCCTGCCCAAATCACAGCCAAAAGAGTTGCCCACCTGTAAACTTTATTGCTGACACAAAGGATTTTTCTGAACATATGAAAATTCGTTAGACCTTTGGTAACTTTTACATATTGTACAAAtctatttcaatttaaacttGAAATGTGCCCTTCTAACATATACCAGGTAATTTTATATCATATTTATCCAATAATTTGTCCCAAAACTCACATTTAAAGTCTGCGAGTTTTTACAACCACACTTATTTTTATAACATACTTTAGATCAGTAATAAATTTATGTACAGAAGCCAAATGTTAAGTGAGCATACATTTTGATTACATCATTATTTTAAGCTGCCCACGAATTATTATAACATTATATTATGGAAGATATGATATGAACTGGgaaaaataacattaattaaacataaaaaaaaaaattaattcataaATCATATAAGAATTGGATTGGCGATTATCAAACTAATAGAGTTTCACCTAATTTCTATTACTTTTTAAAGGTGATTTGCATGGTTAAAGGTTTCTGCATTATTTAAGGGTAGTCTTTGATTAGATTTAACACTTTTATATCCATAAAAACCTATGTGTTAGACTTTAAGTTTCTTTAAAGTCTACGATTGTGGCGTGTGTAGTTTCCGCATAGTTGTAacgttttaaatttttaaaagtatgTTTGCTGTAGCAacagttttaaaaataaaaaatgttatgacttcaaaaaatatataaaactaattatatttatagttaaaaataaaaaacagctATAATAACATTACTAtattataaaacatattatatttatgcaaaagctgattcataaaataattattagaatAAAGCCATGTAGCCACATTTTGTAAGTTAAAGactattatttaataaaatcgtCTAATAAAACAATATGTGCTGGATTGAAAAGGGCAActtaatgttttcatttttctctgaatgttttcgtttcgagACTGAGAGTTGATGCTGATAAGGTCTTTTGAGTAGATTCAAACCCCTGGACTGCCTGTTCATTCGCTACTCGACATCGAAGCTCAGAACACCAAGACGGGATGCACTGTAGTGGACCGTTGGCCGGGCTTACCGCTCTACTGACGCTGGTGGCATTTCCTGTCCAGATTAAGACCGATTCCACGGTTTCCACGGAGCTCTACGGCGACATAGAGAATACGGAGTACGGCGATTTTGAGTCACTAAGTCAAACTCGCGAGCGTCAGCAACATCTGTGCCATCGCGAGGTGCCGTGAGTAAAAGgaagttttaaaaaatatggaaaataaaacaaagcagcttaatgccaaacaaacgttcattaataaacaaatatatatatatttatttgagcGCATGCTGGGAGAAATGATTACAAGCGCCCATTGAttaattcgatttgatgaTTACAGTTCTGTGTTTTTCCAAACCGAGCGGGATTCCCCGGTGCGTGGTAATGGATCCACGATCTACTTCCATCGCATAGAGGTCTGTTGTGCAGGCTACCGTCGCGATCCGTATGCCAATGAATGTGTGCCGGACTGCTCCGCATCTTCGCCAGACAACTGCCGTAATGGCTTCTGTCGCAGTCCTGGCGTTTGCGAGTGCTTCGCAGAGTTTGTCCGTAACGAACATGGTGCCTGTATTCACACCTGTCCGATTGCCTGTCAGCATGGCAGATGTTATTTAAATGGCACCTGTGTCTGCCATCAGAACTTTGTCCTGGATCAGGAGACCCGGCAGTTCTGCCGGCCGAAGTGTTCGCAGTCATGTGGCACCCATGAGGAGTGTGTGGCGCCCGGCCAGTGCGACTGCTCACCCGGCTACCGGAGAACGCCGGACTTGGGATGCCAACCGGTTTGTGCTCCGGACTGCGGATTTGGCAAGTGCGTGGCGCCCAACCAGTGCGAGTGCTTCGCCGGGTTCATTAAACGGCCCAATTGGAATGTATGCGAAGCTGAGTGCTACCTGTAAGAGTATCGATATATCTTTATCTAAAGTATCTTAAATTTGTCCGCCAATTTAAGCCATTTGCTTATCGCTTCCAGGAACTGCGAGAATGGGCTCTGTGAGTCGCGGTACAAGTGTCACTGCCGCGAAGGATATCGCTACGACGTGAACACCACCAGCTGTTTGCCGGAGTGCAGCGACAACTGTGGCCAAGGAAATGGGGTGTGCATTGCGCCCGGAGTGTGCCGCTGCTTCCGAGGATACGAGGTCCACGGTGCCGAGTGTCGGCCAAAGTGTGAGAGGTCTGTTACCCGGAGCAAAAGCTGTGTTCACCTTCATGAAGTTCCGCTTATTCAGCAGATTCTGCGGCAAATACGGGCGTTGTGTGGCTCCCGAAATCTGCGGCTGTGGTGAGGGTCAACAGCATTGCCGGAACGGAAGCTGTGACGATATCGAGCACTGCAGTTGCCCATCGGGGGAAACCCACTTCATCGATCGCTGTTTGAAGGCGGACCGCCTCAGTCAGCATCTCAACACTAGCGAAAAGAGAAAGCACTTCAATCGCCAACTTGCTTATGAGTTTAATGCCCTGATAGGGCGTCTATTTAATTTCTGATCCAAGACGAAACAATAAAGTGCGAAAGTCTAAGTTAGACGGCCTGGCAGGTCTGGCGTCCCTTGATGCCGCTCTTGATGAATCCCGGCCTGCAGATGCAGAAGTTTGGGGCACTGCAGTAACCGTTCTGGCATCCCTGCGGGCAGTGTGGCTGGCAGATGTTCCGCTGGTGCTCGTCCCTCACATATCCGGTCTTGCAGTCGCACTGGTTGTTGCCCACACAGACGCCGTTCAAGCACGGAAGGTCACACTTCGGCAGACACTCGGCCGACTTCCGGTCCCACTCGAAACCGGAAGCGCACTCACAGATGTCCGGTCCAATGCAGCGTCCGTTCTTGCAGGGTCTGAAATAgggaaataattaaattatctaaACTATACATCGCAAGCagatttcattgttttttaaaGGCCACACTTACATGGAGCAAATGGGTTCGCAGCGTCCTTGGAGCTTTAGGTAGCCtgcgttgcagttgcagtgtCCTGGAGCCGTGCACTTGCCATTCTCGCAACTGTCGCACACTGGTTCGCAGGATCCATCGGCGGCCAGGCGGTATCCGTCGAGGCAGGCGCACTTGTTGGGCGCCACACAGCGTCCAAAGGAGCAGCCGGGCTTGCATTCCGGCTGGCAGTACTTACGAGTCTCCGGCTCAAGCGAGTATCCCTCGCGGCACTTGCACTCATTCCGCTCGTCGCACACTCCGTTGCCGCAGCCCAGGGGACAGGTGGAGATGCACTTGCCCTCGGCGGTGCGAACGTGGCCGGGTATGCAGACACAGGTATTCGGAGCAGTGCATATTCCATTCCGGCAGTCATCCGCGCAGATCGGCTCACAGCGGCGGTAGATGTGCGGATTTCGCTCATAGCCATCGCAGCAGACTTGGATGCGACTCATGTCCGGAGTGGTGCCATTGCCAACGAACTGATCCCGCGAATTGCGGAGCAGTGACGCGGTTCTGGATATAAACAAGGAAAACATTAGGTTTACTTA
The sequence above is a segment of the Drosophila melanogaster chromosome 2L genome. Coding sequences within it:
- the NimB1 gene encoding nimrod B1, isoform B; the encoded protein is MHCSGPLAGLTALLTLVAFPVQIKTDSTVSTELYGDIENTEYGDFESLSQTRERQQHLCHREVPSVFFQTERDSPVRGNGSTIYFHRIEVCCAGYRRDPYANECVPDCSASSPDNCRNGFCRSPGVCECFAEFVRNEHGACIHTCPIACQHGRCYLNGTCVCHQNFVLDQETRQFCRPKCSQSCGTHEECVAPGQCDCSPGYRRTPDLGCQPVCAPDCGFGKCVAPNQCECFAGFIKRPNWNVCEAECYLNCENGLCESRYKCHCREGYRYDVNTTSCLPECSDNCGQGNGVCIAPGVCRCFRGYEVHGAECRPKCESRFCGKYGRCVAPEICGCGEGQQHCRNGSCDDIEHCSCPSGETHFIDRCLKADRLSQHLNTSEKRKHFNRQLAYEFNALIGRLFNF
- the NimB1 gene encoding nimrod B1, isoform A codes for the protein MHCSGPLAGLTALLTLVAFPVQIKTDSTVSTELYGDIENTEYGDFESLSQTRERQQHLCHREVPSVFFQTERDSPVRGNGSTIYFHRIEVCCAGYRRDPYANECVPDCSASSPDNCRNGFCRSPGVCECFAEFVRNEHGACIHTCPIACQHGRCYLNGTCVCHQNFVLDQETRQFCRPKCSQSCGTHEECVAPGQCDCSPGYRRTPDLGCQPVCAPDCGFGKCVAPNQCECFAGFIKRPNWNVCEAECYLNCENGLCESRYKCHCREGYRYDVNTTSCLPECSDNCGQGNGVCIAPGVCRCFRGYEVHGAECRPKCERFCGKYGRCVAPEICGCGEGQQHCRNGSCDDIEHCSCPSGETHFIDRCLKADRLSQHLNTSEKRKHFNRQLAYEFNALIGRLFNF
- the NimB2 gene encoding nimrod B2; its protein translation is MRSSSCQLVTLGVLLAICSLGQGQFKTAGIKTRQPPSGNLQLAGNSSESGWRSYNQSSYGWSTQNQSNYAWNQQNHVEQGSAGFVRAEVFQPVTLPPLYGHYVQPVTPPAHRVQVLDETALFINKTRSAMASGVCYKEVPTASLLRNSRDQFVGNGTTPDMSRIQVCCDGYERNPHIYRRCEPICADDCRNGICTAPNTCVCIPGHVRTAEGKCISTCPLGCGNGVCDERNECKCREGYSLEPETRKYCQPECKPGCSFGRCVAPNKCACLDGYRLAADGSCEPVCDSCENGKCTAPGHCNCNAGYLKLQGRCEPICSIPCKNGRCIGPDICECASGFEWDRKSAECLPKCDLPCLNGVCVGNNQCDCKTGYVRDEHQRNICQPHCPQGCQNGYCSAPNFCICRPGFIKSGIKGRQTCQAV